The sequence AGGGCGAGGGGCCGCCGCTGGTGCTGGTCGGCGGGGCGCTGAGCGTGGCGGCGACCGACGCCGCGCTGGCCGCTCTGCTCGCGCCGCGCTTCACGGTGGTCACCTACGACCGGCGGGGCCGGGGCGCCAGCGGTGACACCGGGCGCTGTGCCGTGGCGCGGGAGGCCGAGGACCTGGCCGCCGTCGTCGGCGCGGCCGGGGCGGGCACGTCGGTCTTCGGGATGTCCTCCGGCGGGGCGCTGGCCCTGGAGGCGGCCGCCGCCGGTCTGCCGGTGGAGCTGCTCGCCGCGTACGAGCCGCCCTACACGCCGGGAACGTCCGGTCTGCGGTTCAAGGCCCGCTGCACGGCCCGGCTGCGGCGGCTGCTGGCGGCCGGGGACCGGGGCGGGGCGGTGGCGCTGTTCCTGTCCATGACGGGGGTCGCCGAGGAGACGGCCGCCCGGATGCGGCGGGCCCCGGTGTGGGCGGAACTGGAGGCGATTGCGCACACGCTGGCGTACGACGACGCGCTGCTGGGCGACGGGGCGATCCCCGCCGAGCGGTTCTCGGGCGTCGCCGCCCGGACGCTGGTGATCTGCGGCGGCTTCAGCAGCGCGCCGGTACGGGCGGCGACCCGGAGCCTGGCGGAGGCCCTGCCGCGCGGCCGGCACCGCACCCTGACGGGCCAGATGCGCGAAGTGGCGCCCCAGGTGCTCGCGCCGGTGCTGACGGAGTTCTTCGCCCGGGAGATGTACGTGTACGGGCAGGCGTCCTAGAGCAGCCGCCCGGGACATGCGGGCCTGCCGGCAGGCTTCCCGGAGCAGCCCCCTGGAACACGTACGCGTACCGGCAGGCTTCCGGGACAGCCGCCCGGAACACGTGCGCGTACCGGCAGGCTTCCGGGACGGACGCCCGGAGCCCGGACCATGCGCGCGTACGTACCAGCAGGGCGCGTGCGCCTGTCGGCAGGCGTCGTGGGGCAGGTCGGCGCGGATGCACGTGCCGGGAGGCGTTCCGGGGCAGGCCGCGCGGTCTCAGCCGCCCGCCGCCACCCGTTCGCGGCGGACCGTGGTCGCGATGGTGGCCGAGCCGACCACGCGGGTGCCGTCGTAGAGGACGACCGCCTGGCCGGGGGCCACGCCCCGGACCGGCTCGGTGAAGGTGACGTGCAGCTCGGAGCCGTCGACGAGTTCGG is a genomic window of Streptomyces sp. YPW6 containing:
- a CDS encoding alpha/beta hydrolase, which encodes MDRILSADGTPIAYRRQGEGPPLVLVGGALSVAATDAALAALLAPRFTVVTYDRRGRGASGDTGRCAVAREAEDLAAVVGAAGAGTSVFGMSSGGALALEAAAAGLPVELLAAYEPPYTPGTSGLRFKARCTARLRRLLAAGDRGGAVALFLSMTGVAEETAARMRRAPVWAELEAIAHTLAYDDALLGDGAIPAERFSGVAARTLVICGGFSSAPVRAATRSLAEALPRGRHRTLTGQMREVAPQVLAPVLTEFFAREMYVYGQAS